DNA from Leucobacter aridicollis:
GCTGCAGTCGAAGATCGACGCCGAGGAGGATGTTGTCGTCACGCTCTGGCGCCCGTTCTGGGCGAACGCCGCGTTCCCTGTCAAGGACCTGGCTGACCCGAAGGGCGCCATGGGCGGGACCGAGGGGCTGCACTTCCTCGGCAAGCTCGGCTTCGGCGAGGAATTCCCGGAGGCGGCCGACTACATCGAAGGCATCAAGCTCGACGACGACGCGTACGGCGCGCTCGAGAGCCTGATCACGAGCGATGACTACAAGGGCGACCCCGAGGGTGCCGTCCAGGAGTGGCTGAAGGACAACGCTGACGCCTACCCCGGCATCATCGCCTAACGACAGGCGCCACACGACGGCGGGCTGCGTCGAACCTGTCGGTTCGACGCAGCCCGCCGTCGCGTGCGCGAGGGCTAGAGCAGCTCGGCGCGGAGCTGTGCGGGCGTCTTCGGGGAGAGCAGCCCGGGCGCGATATCGAACGGCGTGAACGCGCCGGTCGCGCCGGTCGCAGCGAGGCGTGCGGCGGCGCGGGCGTAGGCCACGAGCACGCTCGACGTGAATTCCGGGTTCGAGTCGAGGGCGAGACGATACTCGATCGTCTGGTTGACGCCCTCCGACGTCTCGCCCGAGCGGATGACGAAGCCGCCGTGAGGCATGCCTGCGTGGTCGCGCGCGAGCTCCTCGGCGGTGATAAAGTGCACCGTCGTATCGTATGGCTCAAAGTAGTCAGGCATGGTGACGATCGCCTCGCGAATTGCATCCGCGTCCGCGCCGTCCTCCAACACAACGAAGCACTCGCGGTCGTGCTGTTCGCGCGTCGTAAGCGCAGGATTCTCCCCCGCGCGCACTCGCTCGATGGCGCTCTCGGACGGGAGCGTGTACTGGACCGCACCCGCGACCCCCGGGATACGGCGAAGCGCGTCCGAGTGGCCCTGGCTGAGGCCGCGGCCCCAGAACGTGTAGGTGTTGCCCTGCGGCAGAATCGCCTCACCGAAGAGGCGGTTCAGCGAGAACAGCCCGGGGTCCCAGCCTGTCGAAATGACCGCAACGGTGCCGGCGCTCGCCGCAGCCGCATCGACGGCAGCGAAGTGCTCGGGGACCTTCGCGTGCGTGTCGAAGCTATCGACGACGGTGAACCGCGCAGCGAGTTCAGGCGTCTGCTCGGGCAGGTCGCTCTTGGAGCCCCCGCAGAGGATGAGGACGTCGATCTTGTCGGTGAAATCAGCGAGTGCAGCGATTGCGAACACCTGAGTCGACGCGGCAGCGGTCTGCACGGTCACAGGGTCGCGGCGGCTGAATACGCCGACAAGCTCGAGGTCGGGGTTCAGGCCGATTGAGGTCTCAACGCCGCGGCCCAGATTGCCGTAGCCAACGATGCCGACGCGAATGCGCTCTGTCATAGTCTCTTCCTCCTGCCGCGGAAGACGGAACCCGCGACCTCATAATCGTAGAGGGCGGAAGAGGCTCTATGTCGCAGTGTTACCGGGTCGGCGGCTACCTGGGGACCGGCGGGAGGACGATCGGAGCGGGCCCGCCAAGCCCGCGCACGAACCGATCCAGGAAGTTCCCGACGAGCCGCAGCTCCTCCTTGCTCATGTCGGCATTCGCCTCATCGATGAGCCCGATTCCGAGATCGACGAGCCGGCGATACGCGTCCCTGCCTTCTTCCGAGAGGCTGACGTAGACCGACCGTCTGTCCTGCTCGGTGACCGTGCTCTCGATGAGATGGGCGTTTCGCAACCGCGTCAGCGACTTCGACAGGGTGGGCCGGGTGACGCCAAGCATGTCCGCAACGTCAGCGGGCCGCAGCTCGCTCGTACGGGCGCCAAGGAGGTAAATGATCCGAATTTCGCTGTCTTCGATATCTAGGCCGACACGCTCGGCTACCTGGCCGTCGGCGGGCACTGCGCCCCACTGGCGGGCAACCGTCGCGAGTGCGCCCAGCATCTGCCGTTCGATCTCTCGCATACCCCCAGTCTATATAGGTTGTGCACAACACACCCACTTTCGAACGTGTTCCCCTTGGGTTGCACGCACATCTGGGCGGTGTGGCCGTGGGGACGCAGCACGGTGGACATCGCCCGTCGGCTACGCGGGGCCGATGTCTCCGATCAAGTAGCGGTCGATCGTTGGGCCGATGGCCGCGGCGAGATCCGGGATCGAGAGCTCCGCGAGCTCGGGCAGCCTCAGAATGTATCGCGCGAACACGAGCCCGAGCATCTGGCTACCGGCGAGCGCGACTCGCGTCTCAGAGAGGGGTTCCGGGAGCATCGGGGCGAGCCGTGAGATGAGCTGTGTCGAGACGAAGCTCACGAAGATTCTTCGCGACTCCTCGTGCGTGCCGAGGTTTCTGAGGAGGCCGATGAACGCCGGCCCCATGCCCGGATGCTCCAGCATGGTGAGCACCGCGGTGAGGTAGCGCGCGCCCGTCGAGTCCGGAGTGTCCGCGGGTCGGTCGGCCAGCATCTCCGGGAACCCCCATGAGCGAAACGCCGCCTCGATCATGGCCGTGAACAACTGCTCCTTCGTTCCGAAGTAGTAGTGCACGAGCTTAGGGTCGACGCCGGCGGCCGCCGCGATCCGGCGCATCGTTGCCGCCTGGTACCCCCGTTCGGCGAACTCTGCGGCGGCGGCGTCCATGATCTTCTCCGGCATCGCCTCGTCGCCGGGGCGCCTCCCCCGGCGTGGCGTCGACCCCTGCTGCTCGGACATGTCTGCCTCCTCCAGCTTCAGGCTAGCAGCGCAGTGACTATTTCATTGTGCGAGGAAATGTTCTACACTCAATTCACCAGACGATGAATTCGGGAGGTTTCGATGCGAGCACTGATCCTGAAAGAGTTCCGCGAACTCTCGCGCGACCGACGCACACTCGCGATGCTGATCGTGCTGCCAGTCGTGCTGCTCGTGATCTTCGGCTATGCCGCCAACTTCTCGGTGGACAAGATCTCCGTGGCGGTCACCGGCACGGGCGCCGACTCGCTCGCCACGTCGTTGCGCGCGAACGCGGTCGCGGCAGACGAGCTTCACATTGCGACGGTGTCTCCCGGCGCGAGCCAGGCCGAGCAAGACGCGCTGCTCCGCGACCAGCAGGTCGACGCCGTGATCACCCAACGGAAGGACGCCGACGCCGACGCGCCCCTCGCGGACCGGCTCGCCATCACACTCGACGGGAGCGCCCTATTCACAGCGCAGGCCGCCCAGGGCGTCTTCATGCGGATTGCCGCGTCCGACGCCCAGGACGTTGCCGAGGCACAACGAGAGGATGCGGCTGCCCAGATCGCCGAGGCCGAGTCGGCGCTCGAGGCCGCGGTGCAGGCTGCCATCGGCGCCGCTGCAACGGGCGGTGGCCCGCCGAACATCGCGCTGCCGGAGTTCCCCCGGCTCCCCGAGTTCACTCCGCCCGACGTCGATGCTGCGGAGTACATCACCGTCGCGTTCAACCCCGACCTCAAAACCTCGTGGGTCATGGTTCCCGGGCTCATCGGGCTCATCCTGCTGTTCATCGGAGCGCTCATCACCAGCATTGGCCTCGTACGCGAGCGGGAAGCCGGCACCTTCGAGCAACTCGCGGTCATGCCGCTTCGCCCGTCAGCCATTATTCTCGGCAAGATCGTTCCGTACTTCGTCCTGGCCCTCGTCGACATGGTCGCGGTGACCGCGCTTGGGGTGTGGCTGTTTGGCGTCCCCTTCACTGGGTCGATCTGGCTGTTTGCGCTCGCCTCCCTCGTCTTCCTCTTCGTCGTGCTTGGCGCTGGCGTCCTCATCTCGTCGTCGTCGGAGAACACGGGGCAGGCCATACAGATGGCGATCCTCTTTGTCGTGCCGCAGGTGTTGCTCTCCGGCTTGATCTTCCCGCTCGAGGCGATGCCGGGCGGGGTGCGCTGGATTGGCTACGTCCTCCCCCTCACATGGTTCCGGGAAATCTCCCAGGGGGTGATGCTGCGCGCCGCCGATCTGGGGAGCCTGTGGCTTCCCCTCGTCGTGCTGGCGGCGATGGCGGTCGTCGTGTTCGGCGCTGCAACCCGTCGGATGGCTGGAGCTCTCGGCCGCGGGGGGCGAGCCTAATGGGTGCGCACGTTGAACTCGACGAGGTCACCGTATCCGGCGCTGGCCGCCTGCGTCTTGGGCCGTTCACCGGGACGTTCGCCCCGAGCAGCGTCACCGCCGTGATCGGTGGCGACGGGGCTGGCAAGTCTACGCTGCTGAGCCTCCTCGCAGGCCGCCTGAGCCCTGCGTCTGGATCGCTCACCGGGCTGCCGACGGATCGGCATCGCGTCGGCTACCAGCCCGCCGACTCGGGCGTGTGGCGAAACCTCTCGGTCGCGGAGAACCTCGACTTCGTGACGAACGTGTACGGTCTCGACCGAGCGTACGCACGGGCGCGCGCGTCCGAGATGCTCTCGCGCGCCGGGCTCCTCGGCGCTGAGGATCGGCTCGCCGGGCGCCTATCGGGAGGGATGCGGCAGAAACTCGGGATCATCCTCGCGACGCTGCATGAACCCGACCTGGTGCTCCTCGATGAGCCCACCACGGGGGTTGACCCGATCAGTCGATCCGAGGTGTGGCGGCTCATCGCTGGCACCGCTGCCGCGGGCGCGACAGTTGTGTTCGCGACCACCTATCTCGACGAGGCCGAACGGGCGAACTCCCTCTTTCTGCTCGGAGAGGGCACAGTGCTCGCCGCAGGAGACGCGTCGGCCGTTGCGTCAGCGACACCGGGCCGCGTGTGGCTCGCGCCAGTCGCGGCGGCGGACAGCGCGCCCGTATTGCGGCGGGGCACGAGCTGGCGGCGCGGCACCGACGCGTACTCGTGGACCGCGAGCGACGGGGAGGCGCCCGGCCCGTCGTTTCGCCCGGCCCCCATCGACGTGGAGACCGCGAGCATCGCACTCCTGCTCGCACGCGGCGCCCCGACCGCAGACTCGCCGGCGGTCCGGGTGGGCCTGTCCGGCCCGCTGCGAGACGAGGGCCAGCCGGCCGGGAAGGGGACGCAGCGCGTGCTCGCGTCCGCCGCAGGGGTGTCACGCTACTACGGCACGCACGCGGCGCTCACGGGGGTGTCACTCGAGGTCAGTCAGGGCGAGATCGTCGGCCTGCTTGGCGGCAATGGGGCGGGAAAGACGACGCTCATCCGTGCACTGCTCGGCCTGGAAGCTGTGGACGCCGGCGCGACCACACTGCTCGGCGGCGCGCCCACATTGGCGGCGCGGCGACGGCTGGGCTACGTGTCCCAGGGGCTCGGGCTCTACCCCGGGCTCACGGCCCGCGAGAATGTCGAGTTCGCAGCCTCCGTGTTCGGCGTCGCGGCCCCGCCCGCAACGCTGTCGCTCGCGGCCTCCTTCGGGCGCCGCCCGGTCGCGACGCTGCCGCTGGGGACCCGGCGCCGCATCGCTGCAGCCGTGGCGATGCTGCACGATCCTGAGTTGCTCGTCCTCGACGAGCCAACATCCGGCATGGACGCCCTCAGCCGGGCTGAGCTGTGGAAGTCGCTCCGGCTGCGGGCAGACGACGGCATGGGAATCCTCGTGAGTAGGCACTATATGCAGGAGGCCGAGCAGTGCGATCGCCTCGTCATCCTAGGCGACGGTGTGGTCGTCGCCGCTGGCTCCGTGGCGGAAATCACCGCCGCCCAGCACTCCGTCGCGGTCATCGCCGAGCGCTGGGACGAGGCCTTTGCGCGCCTCGACGCAGGCGGGGTCCCGGTGCTCTTGGACGGTCGCACCGTGCGCCTGCCGGGGGCGGACCCGCGGGTGGTCAGCGAAGCTCTGTCGGGTATCGACGCCAAGGTCGCGCGGGTGCCCGCCACGCTCGACGAAACAATGCTGCTCGACTCGCTCAGGGCTGAACGGCGCGGCGGGGGTCCGGCGCTAGGATAGATGGCAGACCATCAGGCACCAGAGCGCCCCCGTTGCGCTCGACTACGCGGTGCCGTCCACACTGACCACGACCCCAGCGTTCTCCGCGGCGTCGAGAAAGCGGAGCGAAGCATGAGCGCGATCCCCGATAAGCCGGCACTCGAAGGGTTGGAAGCGAAGTGGGGTGCGGTCTGGGAGGAATCCGGCACGTACGCCTTCGATCGCGAGGGAGCGTCGCGCGACGACGTCTACAGCATCGATACTCCCCCGCCCACGGCGTCAGGCTCGCTGCACGTTGGCCACGTGTTCTCGTACACGCACACTGACACGGTCGCGCGGTACAAGCGCATGAACGGCAAGCGGGTCTTCTACCCGATGGGGTGGGACGACAACGGGCTCCCGACGGAGCGGCGCGTGCAGAACTACTACGGCGTGCGCTGCGATCCGTCGCTCCCCTACGTCGAGGGCTTTGTTCCGCCGCACGACGGTGGCGACGGCAAGAGCGTCAAGGCGGCCGACCAGCAGCCGATCTCACGCCGAAACTTCATCGAACTCTGTGAGCGACTCACGATTGAGGACGAGAAGCAGTTCGAGGCGCTGTGGCGCACCCTCGGCCTGTCGGTCGACTGGAAGCAGACCTACCGTACGATCGGCGCCGACTCGCTGCGCGCGTCCCAGCTCGCCTTCCTGCGCAACATTGAGCGCGGCGAGGCCTACCAGGCGCAGGCACCGACGCTGTGGGATATCACCTTCCGCACCGCCGTCGCTCAGGCCGAGCTCGAGGATCGCGAGCAGCCGAGCGCCTACCACACGCTCGCATTCCACAAGTCGGACGGCTCCGGCGACATCCTCATCGACACGACGCGCCCCGAGCTGCTCGCGGCCTGCGTCGCGCTCGTCGCGCATCCCGACGACGAGCGCTTCAAGCCACTGTTC
Protein-coding regions in this window:
- a CDS encoding diaminopimelate dehydrogenase, which codes for MTERIRVGIVGYGNLGRGVETSIGLNPDLELVGVFSRRDPVTVQTAAASTQVFAIAALADFTDKIDVLILCGGSKSDLPEQTPELAARFTVVDSFDTHAKVPEHFAAVDAAAASAGTVAVISTGWDPGLFSLNRLFGEAILPQGNTYTFWGRGLSQGHSDALRRIPGVAGAVQYTLPSESAIERVRAGENPALTTREQHDRECFVVLEDGADADAIREAIVTMPDYFEPYDTTVHFITAEELARDHAGMPHGGFVIRSGETSEGVNQTIEYRLALDSNPEFTSSVLVAYARAAARLAATGATGAFTPFDIAPGLLSPKTPAQLRAELL
- a CDS encoding MarR family winged helix-turn-helix transcriptional regulator, whose product is MREIERQMLGALATVARQWGAVPADGQVAERVGLDIEDSEIRIIYLLGARTSELRPADVADMLGVTRPTLSKSLTRLRNAHLIESTVTEQDRRSVYVSLSEEGRDAYRRLVDLGIGLIDEANADMSKEELRLVGNFLDRFVRGLGGPAPIVLPPVPR
- a CDS encoding TetR family transcriptional regulator, giving the protein MSEQQGSTPRRGRRPGDEAMPEKIMDAAAAEFAERGYQAATMRRIAAAAGVDPKLVHYYFGTKEQLFTAMIEAAFRSWGFPEMLADRPADTPDSTGARYLTAVLTMLEHPGMGPAFIGLLRNLGTHEESRRIFVSFVSTQLISRLAPMLPEPLSETRVALAGSQMLGLVFARYILRLPELAELSIPDLAAAIGPTIDRYLIGDIGPA
- a CDS encoding ABC transporter permease, translating into MRALILKEFRELSRDRRTLAMLIVLPVVLLVIFGYAANFSVDKISVAVTGTGADSLATSLRANAVAADELHIATVSPGASQAEQDALLRDQQVDAVITQRKDADADAPLADRLAITLDGSALFTAQAAQGVFMRIAASDAQDVAEAQREDAAAQIAEAESALEAAVQAAIGAAATGGGPPNIALPEFPRLPEFTPPDVDAAEYITVAFNPDLKTSWVMVPGLIGLILLFIGALITSIGLVREREAGTFEQLAVMPLRPSAIILGKIVPYFVLALVDMVAVTALGVWLFGVPFTGSIWLFALASLVFLFVVLGAGVLISSSSENTGQAIQMAILFVVPQVLLSGLIFPLEAMPGGVRWIGYVLPLTWFREISQGVMLRAADLGSLWLPLVVLAAMAVVVFGAATRRMAGALGRGGRA
- a CDS encoding ATP-binding cassette domain-containing protein; the protein is MGAHVELDEVTVSGAGRLRLGPFTGTFAPSSVTAVIGGDGAGKSTLLSLLAGRLSPASGSLTGLPTDRHRVGYQPADSGVWRNLSVAENLDFVTNVYGLDRAYARARASEMLSRAGLLGAEDRLAGRLSGGMRQKLGIILATLHEPDLVLLDEPTTGVDPISRSEVWRLIAGTAAAGATVVFATTYLDEAERANSLFLLGEGTVLAAGDASAVASATPGRVWLAPVAAADSAPVLRRGTSWRRGTDAYSWTASDGEAPGPSFRPAPIDVETASIALLLARGAPTADSPAVRVGLSGPLRDEGQPAGKGTQRVLASAAGVSRYYGTHAALTGVSLEVSQGEIVGLLGGNGAGKTTLIRALLGLEAVDAGATTLLGGAPTLAARRRLGYVSQGLGLYPGLTARENVEFAASVFGVAAPPATLSLAASFGRRPVATLPLGTRRRIAAAVAMLHDPELLVLDEPTSGMDALSRAELWKSLRLRADDGMGILVSRHYMQEAEQCDRLVILGDGVVVAAGSVAEITAAQHSVAVIAERWDEAFARLDAGGVPVLLDGRTVRLPGADPRVVSEALSGIDAKVARVPATLDETMLLDSLRAERRGGGPALG